The following proteins are encoded in a genomic region of Reichenbachiella sp.:
- a CDS encoding DUF1801 domain-containing protein gives MALRDLVLQFDSDINETKKYGMPCYLFQDKPFCYIWTDKKSGDPYLLIVEGNQINHPALIQGDRKRMKTLPVNPLSDLDITSIHEVLGEAKKLYLKKQ, from the coding sequence TTGGCACTCAGAGATTTGGTTCTTCAGTTTGACTCTGATATCAATGAAACCAAGAAATATGGCATGCCTTGCTATCTCTTCCAAGACAAACCCTTCTGTTATATCTGGACAGATAAAAAATCAGGAGATCCCTATCTTCTCATTGTGGAAGGAAATCAAATCAATCATCCAGCTTTGATTCAAGGGGATAGAAAAAGGATGAAAACCTTACCGGTGAATCCATTGTCCGATCTTGACATAACTTCAATCCACGAAGTGTTGGGAGAAGCAAAAAAGCTCTATTTGAAAAAACAATAA
- a CDS encoding SDR family oxidoreductase yields the protein MSEVKINPEGKVALVSGGNRGIGKAIVVELLERGAKKVYAGARNPETLVVLKEKYGDRLVPLKLDVTDEATIAEAAKVASDVEILINNAGVLKFDSILGKDAAVNLSDQLAVNVHGVINLTNAFVEVLKQKDAAAIAVVSSLAGLANMPVIGTYSVTKAAVHSVTQGYRAELAERNVLVAGVYPGAIDTDMTKDMEMGKDTPENVAKAVVDGLAAGQEDIYPDVMSEQLGVGYGSSPKTIEREFAKFIG from the coding sequence ATGTCAGAAGTAAAAATTAATCCAGAAGGAAAAGTAGCATTAGTGAGTGGTGGAAACAGAGGGATAGGTAAGGCTATCGTGGTAGAATTACTCGAAAGAGGAGCCAAAAAAGTTTATGCTGGTGCGCGAAACCCTGAGACACTTGTCGTGCTAAAAGAAAAGTACGGTGATCGATTGGTGCCTTTGAAACTGGATGTGACGGATGAAGCGACTATAGCTGAAGCTGCAAAAGTGGCGAGTGATGTGGAGATTTTAATTAACAATGCCGGCGTGTTGAAATTCGATAGTATCCTAGGGAAAGATGCGGCTGTCAATCTATCGGATCAGCTAGCAGTGAACGTACACGGCGTGATCAACTTGACCAATGCCTTTGTGGAAGTGTTGAAACAAAAAGATGCGGCAGCGATAGCCGTGGTGTCTTCGTTGGCTGGATTGGCGAATATGCCAGTGATCGGCACTTACTCTGTGACTAAAGCAGCCGTGCATAGTGTAACACAAGGCTATAGAGCGGAATTAGCAGAGCGCAACGTTTTGGTAGCGGGTGTTTATCCGGGTGCAATAGATACAGATATGACCAAGGATATGGAAATGGGTAAGGATACACCAGAGAACGTCGCTAAGGCAGTAGTGGATGGATTAGCAGCGGGCCAGGAAGATATCTACCCTGATGTGATGTCAGAGCAACTAGGAGTAGGCTATGGCTCTAGTCCAAAAACTATTGAAAGAGAATTCGCCAAATTTATTGGCTAA
- a CDS encoding LysR family transcriptional regulator, giving the protein MINLEWLRTFRAVYKTKSLSKAADMLMVSQPTVSQQISALESRMGKKLFERKSKGVIETDVGQMLNTMISGSIEALEGVEHKIIKPDSNLKNILTIGVSPHLYKTTFCQNILSLGEYVHLTFGTKQELIREVEEGNLLYAIVPEKQNTYDTYCYHLIDQNIILVGTPDVDFNELEKHYKKSHQMAQDWLAQHNWYAHDHNSSFIKIYWLNVFDKKRPAIVPNYVIPNEFEALYQQTRGAGLSIAFDNVAQHFVSEGTLQTCELKKVHYRDLYLIANKKKSKSSETEKLLQILRKINLPAPY; this is encoded by the coding sequence ATGATAAATCTAGAATGGCTCAGAACTTTTCGAGCGGTATATAAAACCAAGTCATTAAGCAAGGCTGCAGACATGCTGATGGTGAGTCAGCCCACCGTGAGTCAGCAGATATCAGCATTAGAATCTCGCATGGGCAAAAAACTCTTCGAACGAAAGTCTAAAGGTGTAATCGAAACCGACGTGGGTCAGATGCTCAATACCATGATTTCGGGTTCTATTGAAGCCTTGGAGGGTGTGGAGCACAAAATCATTAAACCGGATTCTAACCTCAAAAACATATTGACCATCGGTGTATCGCCTCACCTTTACAAAACCACTTTTTGTCAAAATATTTTAAGTTTAGGAGAATACGTACATCTGACTTTTGGCACGAAGCAAGAACTCATTAGAGAAGTGGAAGAAGGCAATTTGCTCTATGCCATAGTTCCTGAAAAACAAAACACCTACGATACTTACTGTTACCACTTGATCGATCAGAATATAATACTGGTAGGAACACCAGATGTTGACTTCAATGAATTAGAAAAACACTACAAAAAAAGCCATCAAATGGCTCAAGACTGGTTGGCTCAACACAATTGGTATGCACACGACCACAATTCTAGCTTTATCAAAATATACTGGTTGAATGTGTTTGATAAGAAAAGGCCAGCTATAGTTCCTAACTATGTAATTCCAAACGAATTTGAAGCGCTGTACCAACAAACAAGGGGGGCTGGGCTCTCTATTGCCTTCGACAATGTAGCGCAGCACTTTGTAAGCGAAGGCACTTTACAAACTTGCGAACTAAAGAAGGTTCACTATCGAGATTTGTACTTGATTGCTAATAAGAAAAAATCCAAAAGTAGCGAAACCGAAAAATTGCTACAGATTTTGAGAAAAATCAATCTGCCTGCTCCTTACTAG
- a CDS encoding porin family protein yields MKKSALLFLFLACFSWHAHSQVLISLLLGDKLNSEKLEFGLIGGYATSNQSGLDESSYYGSLHLGFYFDFILSEKWVFNPSVNVISASGMEFTNQDPAVTGITGLDGVLIGADARLKVEYFQVPLLMKYNVTPKIHLMLGPQLALRHKASTYYYYDLNGNDIVYREDERDNYKRLDAGFTSGVGYKLKPGGMNLGVRYYQGFVDVRKNNPGGANRNRSWYIYCTIPIGKGKAASKEQAD; encoded by the coding sequence ATGAAAAAATCTGCCTTACTATTTTTATTCCTTGCATGCTTTTCTTGGCATGCTCACTCACAAGTACTTATTTCATTGCTATTAGGCGACAAGCTAAATTCAGAAAAACTTGAATTCGGCTTGATAGGCGGATATGCTACATCTAACCAATCTGGCTTGGATGAAAGCAGTTATTATGGCTCATTACATTTGGGATTTTATTTTGATTTTATTTTAAGTGAAAAATGGGTTTTTAACCCATCGGTTAATGTTATTTCTGCGTCTGGAATGGAGTTTACTAACCAAGACCCTGCAGTGACCGGAATTACGGGTTTGGATGGTGTATTGATAGGGGCAGATGCACGGTTGAAGGTAGAATATTTTCAGGTTCCATTGTTGATGAAGTATAACGTTACACCAAAAATACATTTGATGCTTGGCCCACAATTGGCATTGAGGCACAAGGCTTCTACCTATTACTACTATGATTTGAATGGAAATGATATCGTTTATCGGGAAGATGAAAGGGATAATTATAAACGATTGGATGCGGGATTCACCAGCGGTGTTGGATACAAATTGAAACCCGGCGGCATGAATCTTGGCGTACGATATTATCAGGGATTTGTTGATGTACGAAAGAACAATCCTGGTGGCGCCAATAGAAACCGCAGTTGGTATATTTACTGTACGATTCCTATTGGGAAAGGAAAAGCAGCTAGTAAGGAGCAGGCAGATTGA
- the queD gene encoding 6-carboxytetrahydropterin synthase QueD, whose translation MVIYKKFAFDSAHFLPNVPEGHKCKNMHGHTYNLTVYLEGDLDTELQWVMDFKELKDVVKPVIESIDHQLLNDIEGLENPTAERIVVWIWEQIQPKLPLLSKLELNETPTSGAIYEGK comes from the coding sequence ATGGTTATTTATAAAAAGTTCGCATTTGATTCAGCACATTTTCTCCCGAACGTACCGGAAGGACATAAGTGCAAAAACATGCATGGTCATACCTATAATTTGACGGTGTATTTAGAAGGCGACTTGGATACCGAGCTACAATGGGTGATGGACTTTAAGGAATTGAAAGACGTAGTAAAACCAGTGATCGAAAGCATCGACCACCAACTGCTCAATGACATAGAAGGCCTGGAGAACCCTACGGCAGAAAGAATAGTGGTATGGATTTGGGAACAAATACAACCTAAACTGCCTCTTTTGAGTAAGCTAGAACTAAACGAAACCCCTACATCTGGAGCCATCTACGAAGGAAAATAA
- a CDS encoding peptidase U32 family protein: MEAKTHDIEIMAPAGSYESLHAAIKGGANSIYFGVEQLNMRARSSNNFTLEDLRKIAEICTENNMKSYITLNTVMYDHDMNLMRSIVDAAKESGISAIIAADHSVMNYAKKIGFPVHISTQANISNIETVEFYAMYADVMVMARELSLMQVADITREIKKRNITGPAGELVRIEVFAHGALCMAVSGKCYLSLHSDMASANRGACVQNCRREYTVKDEQGNELKIDNEYIMSAADLCTIDFMDKVVEAGVSVFKIEGRGRAADYVYTTTKCYRDAGDAINEGTYTADKFEHWKTELERVYNRGFWDGYYLGRKMGEWSEVHGSKATTKKIFLGKGVKYFNKLGVGEFLMETHALEKGDEIMITGPTTGIVKATVEEMRVADSTVDKVKKGDSFSIKIDETIRPSDKLYKVVPA; encoded by the coding sequence ATGGAAGCAAAAACACACGATATCGAAATCATGGCACCGGCAGGCTCATACGAAAGCCTTCATGCAGCCATCAAAGGAGGAGCTAATTCCATCTACTTCGGCGTAGAGCAGCTCAACATGCGCGCCAGATCGTCCAACAACTTCACGCTTGAGGATCTAAGGAAAATCGCTGAAATCTGTACCGAAAACAACATGAAGTCCTACATCACGCTCAACACCGTGATGTACGATCATGACATGAACCTCATGCGTTCGATCGTGGATGCAGCTAAAGAAAGTGGCATTTCAGCTATTATCGCGGCTGACCACTCGGTCATGAACTACGCGAAGAAAATTGGTTTCCCTGTCCACATCTCTACCCAAGCCAATATCAGCAACATCGAAACAGTAGAATTCTACGCCATGTATGCCGATGTCATGGTTATGGCACGTGAACTCAGCTTGATGCAAGTAGCTGATATCACCAGAGAAATCAAGAAAAGAAATATCACCGGCCCTGCTGGTGAATTAGTCCGAATCGAAGTATTCGCTCATGGTGCGTTATGTATGGCCGTTTCTGGCAAATGCTACTTGAGTTTGCACTCTGATATGGCTTCAGCTAATAGAGGCGCCTGCGTACAAAACTGCAGAAGAGAATACACAGTCAAAGACGAGCAAGGCAACGAACTCAAAATTGACAACGAATATATCATGAGTGCCGCAGACCTCTGCACCATTGATTTTATGGATAAAGTAGTAGAGGCTGGAGTTTCCGTATTCAAAATTGAAGGACGAGGAAGAGCGGCTGACTATGTATATACCACCACCAAGTGCTATAGAGATGCCGGCGATGCTATCAATGAAGGCACTTACACCGCTGATAAATTCGAGCATTGGAAAACCGAACTAGAAAGAGTCTACAACCGTGGATTCTGGGATGGCTATTACCTAGGCCGAAAAATGGGTGAATGGAGCGAAGTACATGGCTCGAAAGCCACCACTAAGAAAATATTCTTAGGCAAAGGCGTAAAATACTTCAACAAACTAGGCGTAGGCGAATTCCTCATGGAAACTCACGCACTGGAAAAAGGTGATGAAATCATGATCACGGGGCCTACTACAGGTATCGTAAAAGCGACTGTCGAAGAAATGAGAGTTGCCGATTCCACTGTAGATAAAGTGAAAAAAGGCGACAGCTTCTCTATCAAGATTGATGAGACCATTCGCCCTTCTGACAAACTATACAAAGTAGTACCTGCCTAA
- a CDS encoding ferredoxin yields the protein MHKITHYRDRCIGCNACVEIAPDRWRISKKDGKCTLVGGKTKKGIYHVDIHEVELEENKRAAISCPVNIIKIDGK from the coding sequence ATGCACAAAATCACCCACTATCGTGATCGATGCATTGGGTGCAATGCCTGCGTAGAAATTGCGCCGGATCGATGGCGTATTTCCAAGAAAGATGGGAAATGTACATTAGTGGGTGGTAAAACGAAAAAAGGCATCTATCACGTAGATATTCATGAAGTAGAGTTGGAAGAAAACAAAAGAGCAGCAATAAGCTGCCCGGTCAACATCATTAAGATCGACGGTAAGTAA
- a CDS encoding Crp/Fnr family transcriptional regulator gives MEGANCITCQNLECIIKKNSHDKDVEQYLSKKHTIQCKKGQQFILEGAPVHGLYFINKGKAKVAKTGFQGREQIVRFAKDGEIIGHRGFGIGESYQINAVALEDTVLCNFPNELMQDMLKHAPNLTYDFMLFYADELNRSETKVKKFAQMTVREKVIDAILYIHRKFGQSNDYLNIQLSRKEIADFAGTTDEQVIRVISALKKENLLRASGKKIGIVDLDLLKKEISEHNFFLDS, from the coding sequence ATGGAAGGAGCAAATTGTATCACATGTCAAAACCTTGAATGTATTATTAAGAAAAATAGTCATGACAAGGATGTTGAACAGTATCTAAGTAAAAAACACACCATTCAATGCAAAAAAGGACAGCAGTTCATTTTGGAGGGTGCACCAGTTCACGGGCTTTACTTCATCAACAAGGGCAAGGCAAAAGTGGCCAAAACAGGCTTTCAAGGTAGAGAACAAATTGTTCGATTTGCCAAGGACGGAGAGATCATTGGACATCGTGGATTCGGTATAGGTGAATCATATCAAATCAATGCTGTAGCCTTGGAGGATACGGTTCTTTGCAATTTTCCTAATGAATTGATGCAAGACATGCTAAAACATGCGCCAAATCTCACTTACGATTTCATGCTGTTTTATGCCGATGAGCTGAACAGAAGTGAGACAAAAGTGAAAAAATTTGCTCAAATGACGGTACGAGAAAAAGTTATCGATGCCATTCTTTATATCCACCGCAAATTCGGACAGAGCAACGATTATTTAAACATTCAGCTTTCAAGAAAGGAAATAGCAGATTTTGCTGGCACTACAGATGAGCAAGTCATTCGCGTCATATCCGCATTGAAAAAAGAGAACCTATTACGTGCATCGGGTAAGAAGATTGGAATTGTAGACCTCGACTTACTCAAAAAAGAGATCTCTGAGCATAATTTCTTCCTAGATAGTTAA
- a CDS encoding MFS transporter: protein MEFQSGQANKTLFINTLAFTICFGAWMLNAILVTFLVDNQLFNWTAVEMGWLMGIPVLTGAIFRLPAGILTDKYGGKPVFTGLLLVCAIPMCLLSYSNSFWTYALCSLGFGLAGTSFAIGIAFSSVWFPKEKQGTALGIFGAGNAGAAITTLLGPKILDFLTDGKTNPVGWRQMPLIYAGCLVVMAIIFFLSTTNKKPSGEVRSIPVLLNPLKSIRVWRFGLYYFLVFGCFVAFAGWLVPYYTNVYGFDLATAGLLASCFSIPSGVIRAFGGWLSDKFGARAVMYRVLGGSMIISMALLLPRMDIYSAGKGFSAPQSGTITAISSDFITINDQPYPIVAKTFKLENTEDEFHFWPIKETWQ from the coding sequence ATGGAGTTTCAATCAGGACAAGCCAACAAAACATTATTTATTAACACACTTGCGTTTACCATCTGCTTCGGTGCCTGGATGCTCAATGCTATCCTGGTTACCTTTTTGGTGGATAACCAACTATTCAATTGGACTGCAGTTGAAATGGGCTGGCTGATGGGAATTCCAGTATTGACAGGTGCAATTTTCAGGTTGCCTGCGGGCATTTTAACAGATAAATATGGTGGCAAACCTGTATTCACTGGCTTGCTACTAGTTTGCGCCATTCCGATGTGTTTACTCTCCTATTCCAACAGTTTCTGGACTTATGCCCTATGTAGCTTAGGGTTTGGCTTGGCCGGCACTAGCTTTGCAATTGGTATTGCATTTAGTTCTGTCTGGTTTCCAAAAGAAAAACAAGGAACTGCTTTAGGTATATTCGGAGCCGGAAATGCAGGAGCAGCCATCACAACCCTTCTTGGGCCAAAAATTCTAGACTTTCTAACCGATGGAAAAACAAACCCGGTAGGCTGGAGACAAATGCCGTTGATTTATGCCGGCTGTTTGGTAGTAATGGCTATCATCTTCTTCCTTTCCACCACAAACAAAAAACCTTCAGGAGAAGTACGCTCGATTCCTGTCCTACTGAATCCTCTTAAAAGTATCAGGGTATGGAGATTTGGGCTTTATTATTTCCTGGTTTTCGGCTGCTTTGTTGCATTTGCCGGATGGCTGGTTCCATATTATACCAACGTGTATGGTTTTGATTTAGCTACTGCTGGCCTTTTGGCTTCTTGCTTCAGTATTCCTTCAGGAGTTATTAGAGCTTTTGGCGGCTGGCTCTCGGATAAGTTCGGAGCCAGAGCGGTCATGTATAGAGTATTAGGAGGAAGTATGATTATCTCAATGGCATTGCTTCTTCCTCGTATGGACATCTATTCAGCCGGCAAGGGTTTCTCTGCTCCTCAGAGCGGCACCATCACAGCCATTAGCTCAGATTTCATTACCATCAATGATCAACCCTACCCCATTGTTGCCAAAACTTTCAAACTAGAAAACACCGAAGATGAATTCCATTTTTGGCCCATCAAAGAAACCTGGCAATAG
- a CDS encoding MFS transporter, which yields MSVGNQVTKKQLLAEGVTHIYFQANAWIFSILAILLGSVWGIGKAAVYKHIPDYFPDQVGVVGGMVGVLGGLGGFVCPIIFGYLLTETGLWSSCWLLMLGLSVVCLGWMHSVVQKMSDEASPSLKENFEVVQN from the coding sequence GTGTCTGTTGGTAACCAGGTCACTAAAAAGCAATTATTAGCAGAAGGCGTTACTCATATTTACTTTCAGGCCAACGCATGGATATTTTCTATTCTTGCCATTCTCTTGGGTTCTGTTTGGGGAATAGGCAAAGCAGCTGTATACAAACATATTCCGGACTATTTCCCAGACCAAGTGGGAGTTGTTGGCGGTATGGTTGGAGTACTTGGTGGATTAGGCGGTTTTGTATGCCCCATTATTTTTGGCTATCTATTGACAGAAACAGGTCTTTGGTCAAGCTGCTGGCTGCTCATGCTCGGGCTATCTGTAGTTTGTCTAGGCTGGATGCACAGCGTTGTGCAAAAGATGAGCGACGAAGCCTCTCCAAGCCTAAAAGAAAACTTCGAAGTAGTACAGAATTAA
- a CDS encoding alginate export family protein → MKHLLTTICILCISISSHAQFSLSGEVNARSEFRNGFKKPISEGQDPAFFTEQRTRLNAGYKTDEYEMQVELQDVRMWGEDGIVDKDYSGSFGVSQAWARYYMSNKVSVKFGRQMISYDNQRMFGGLEWAMQGLRHDAALFMYEDSSKLKIHVGLAYNQNPETGAEPVRLTGTYYPPFTGNGAYHATGNYKHMEFAYLNKQYDEGSLSAYLVNDGRQYGLEDSVANRQTYGLMGMKKLGNTKLNGEVFYQGGKYALSDLSSYMFSLSTTFKTAATPLTIGYDHLSGQDPNSSKVTAFSPLFGTNHALYGYMDYFYVGNGHSDVGLQDIYLKTKFKIGKGALSGHVHYFLGASTIYEADGVTEASASLGTELDLVYVRKLGSAGTFKLGYSQMFDTDSMDLIKNTPNSKSLNNWAWVQLIFKPTFL, encoded by the coding sequence ATGAAACATCTACTCACTACCATTTGCATCCTTTGCATCTCCATTTCCTCCCATGCTCAGTTTTCCTTATCGGGCGAGGTCAACGCCAGATCAGAATTTAGAAATGGTTTCAAAAAACCAATAAGCGAAGGTCAAGACCCTGCATTTTTCACAGAACAGCGTACCAGACTAAATGCCGGTTACAAAACTGATGAATATGAAATGCAAGTAGAATTGCAGGATGTTCGGATGTGGGGAGAGGATGGTATCGTGGACAAAGATTATAGTGGGTCCTTTGGTGTCTCCCAAGCTTGGGCACGATACTATATGTCTAACAAAGTATCAGTAAAATTTGGTCGCCAAATGATCTCCTATGACAATCAAAGAATGTTCGGTGGATTAGAATGGGCCATGCAAGGTTTGAGACATGATGCGGCGCTTTTCATGTACGAAGACTCTTCCAAACTAAAAATACACGTGGGACTTGCCTACAATCAAAACCCTGAAACGGGTGCTGAACCTGTGAGGCTTACAGGCACCTACTATCCACCATTTACTGGCAATGGGGCTTATCACGCTACCGGCAACTACAAACATATGGAATTCGCCTACCTAAACAAGCAATATGATGAAGGAAGCTTATCAGCTTATTTAGTTAACGATGGACGACAGTACGGATTGGAAGACTCGGTAGCCAATCGGCAAACCTATGGTTTGATGGGAATGAAAAAACTGGGCAACACAAAGTTAAATGGAGAGGTATTCTATCAGGGAGGAAAATACGCGCTCAGCGATCTTAGTTCTTATATGTTTTCTCTTTCTACTACTTTTAAAACTGCAGCCACGCCTCTCACCATTGGTTATGATCATTTATCTGGACAAGATCCTAACAGCAGCAAAGTCACAGCTTTTTCTCCACTGTTTGGCACTAATCACGCACTCTATGGATACATGGATTATTTTTATGTAGGTAATGGTCACAGTGACGTAGGCCTACAGGACATCTATCTTAAAACTAAATTTAAAATAGGGAAAGGCGCATTATCTGGACATGTACACTACTTTTTAGGAGCCAGCACGATTTATGAAGCCGACGGAGTAACTGAAGCTAGTGCCTCACTAGGAACAGAACTTGATTTGGTATATGTAAGAAAGCTAGGTAGTGCTGGCACATTTAAATTGGGCTATTCTCAAATGTTTGACACTGACTCCATGGATCTGATCAAAAACACACCGAATTCAAAATCACTTAATAATTGGGCTTGGGTACAATTGATTTTCAAGCCTACGTTCTTGTAA
- a CDS encoding alginate export family protein: MKKLIPALFAIILTITSAQAQFSLSAEVNARSEFRNGFKKPITDGQDPAFFTEQRTRLYANYKADEYEVNIALQDIRMWGADGIVDKTYGGSFGISEAWARYYMSDKFSVKFGRQIISYDNQRMFGGLEWAMQGLRHDAALFMYEDSLGLKIHAGLAYNQNPATAGEPVRLTGTYYPPFTGNGPYHATGNYKHMQFAYLNKKYESGSVSAYLVNDARQYGLEDSVANRQTYGLMGMKKVGGVKLNAEFFYQGGKVALSDLSAYMFSVSATLKTSATPVIIGYDRLSGQDSESTKNTTFAPLFGTNHAFYGFMDYFYVGNGNSNSGLQDIYLKTKFKIGKGAILGHIHQFLTASTIYEADGTTEASASLGTELDLVYVTPVGKIGTFKVGYSQMFASDSMDIIKNTTNSKSLNNWAWAQLIIKPKFL, encoded by the coding sequence ATGAAAAAACTAATACCGGCTTTGTTCGCCATTATCCTAACCATCACCTCAGCACAAGCTCAATTTTCTTTGAGTGCGGAAGTTAATGCCAGATCTGAATTTAGAAATGGATTTAAAAAACCAATTACCGATGGTCAGGATCCGGCCTTCTTCACAGAACAGAGAACGCGACTATACGCCAATTACAAGGCCGATGAATATGAAGTAAACATCGCACTACAAGACATTAGAATGTGGGGAGCGGATGGAATCGTAGACAAAACTTACGGTGGTTCATTTGGTATCTCCGAAGCATGGGCCAGATACTATATGTCTGATAAATTCTCTGTGAAATTTGGCCGTCAAATCATCTCCTATGACAATCAAAGAATGTTTGGTGGATTGGAATGGGCGATGCAAGGTCTAAGACATGATGCGGCACTATTCATGTACGAAGATTCACTTGGATTGAAAATACATGCTGGCTTGGCTTACAACCAGAATCCAGCCACAGCAGGCGAACCTGTGAGATTAACAGGCACCTACTATCCTCCTTTTACAGGAAATGGCCCATATCATGCCACCGGCAACTACAAGCACATGCAATTTGCTTACCTAAACAAAAAGTATGAAAGCGGAAGTGTATCAGCCTATTTAGTGAACGATGCCAGACAGTACGGGTTAGAAGATTCTGTAGCCAATAGACAAACCTACGGATTGATGGGTATGAAAAAAGTAGGCGGAGTTAAACTGAATGCTGAGTTTTTCTACCAGGGTGGAAAAGTAGCCCTGAGCGATTTGAGTGCCTATATGTTCTCTGTTTCAGCTACGTTAAAAACAAGCGCTACGCCAGTGATTATAGGATATGATAGATTATCCGGTCAGGATTCAGAATCTACCAAAAACACCACATTTGCACCATTATTCGGAACCAATCATGCCTTTTATGGTTTCATGGATTACTTCTATGTTGGCAACGGCAATAGCAACTCAGGATTGCAAGACATTTACCTAAAAACAAAATTCAAAATTGGTAAAGGAGCCATCCTGGGACATATTCATCAATTCCTAACAGCAAGCACCATCTATGAAGCAGACGGCACAACTGAAGCCAGCGCTTCTTTGGGTACAGAGCTTGACTTGGTGTATGTGACTCCTGTAGGAAAAATAGGAACCTTTAAAGTGGGCTACTCGCAAATGTTCGCTTCGGACAGCATGGACATCATCAAAAACACTACCAATTCTAAATCGCTCAACAACTGGGCTTGGGCACAGTTGATCATCAAACCAAAATTCTTGTAA